One region of Quercus lobata isolate SW786 chromosome 2, ValleyOak3.0 Primary Assembly, whole genome shotgun sequence genomic DNA includes:
- the LOC115977164 gene encoding E3 ubiquitin ligase BIG BROTHER-related-like, whose protein sequence is MGSSNSRLESRPSRPPRVNGTNRSNVFSLICGGSSSRATHQLEDRPVEFLVDSAEHSNQLINEVQNITEETTLSTGTGRFSCSNTEIGASSESSILASEDTSVEHGSVYIETNNRGKCFSESKELVPPHQVSAGHSHDESYRDSGTTASTSLKEQQSSDPVSVNVSTNKDAVNGIDDSVDRRVPQICPKVHPSSSSSQEIGDSSSRRVSVENHIGEVTASDSDSVPHESNLPATFRSLGDGSLPEAIPSGLGFLVSNRDRSWADGSVLQVDVVTISSNIISSSNADEGNREVRRNSRRLFWDAFSRRSSRRNSDSPTILLSTDDTDDLGSHDRWLLDLSGDFFDDGVGSDRGYLGSRIHRLNEQRRHSRSEIWERLRGSLDDNGRRNTTCPSGLHQDGRCSCESLSMNEESSTRASISRIVMLAEALFEVLDEIHRQPVSLSLSMVSLPAPESVVNSFPLKSHKKVETAEGSEAEQCYICLAEYEEGDKIRVLPCHHEYHMSCVDKWLKEIHGVCPLCRGDVREGLTESSVSNSEIPSL, encoded by the exons TTGGAAGATCGTCCAGTTGAATTTCTGGTGGATTCTGCAGAACATTCTAATCAACTCATCAATGAAGTTCAGAACATCACAGAGGAAACCACTCTAAGTACTGGTACTGGAAGGTTCTCATGCTCAAATACTGAAATTGGTGCCTCATCTGAAAGCAGTATTTTGGCTAGTGAGGATACTTCAGTTGAACATGGTTCAGTATACATTGAAACTAATAATCGAGGGAAGTGCTTTTCTGAAAGTAAGGAGCTAGTTCCTCCTCATCAGGTAAGTGCTGGTCATAGTCATGATGAGTCTTATAGGGATAGTGGTACTACAGCTAGTACTTCGTTAAAAGAACAACAATCTTCAGACCCAGTCTCTGTTAATGTTTCCACTAACAAGGATGCAGTCAATGGTATTGATGATTCAGTGGACAGGAGAGTACCTCAGATATGTCCCAAGGTTCATCCTAGCAGCTCATCTTCTCAAGAGATAGGAGATTCAAGTTCCCGTAGAGTGTCTGTTGAGAATCACATTGGTGAAGTAACTGCATCTGATTCTGATTCTGTTCCTCATGAGTCCAATTTACCAGCAACATTTCGGTCGTTGGGAGATGGATCTCTTCCGGAGGCAATACCTTCAGGTTTAGGATTCCTTGTTTCCAATAGGGACCGGAGCTGGGCAGATGGAAGTGTACTTCAGGTTGATGTGGTGACTATCTCTTCCAACATTATTTCAAGTAGCAATGCCGATGAAGGTAATCGGGAGGTCAGAAGGAACAGTAGAAGACTGTTTTGGGATGCTTTTTCAAGACGCAGTTCTAGAAGGAACAGTGATTCTCCGACCATTCTTTTGTCAACCGATGATACTGATGATTTAGGATCTCATGATAGATGGCTCCTTGATTTGAGTGGTGACTTTTTTGATGATGGTGTTGGAAGTGATCGTGGATATCTGGGCAGTAGAATTCACAGATTGAATGAACAACGACGGCATTCAAGATCTGAG ATCTGGGAAAGACTTCGTGGAAGCCTTGATGACAATGGCAGGCGAAATACCACTTGTCCATCAGGTCTTCACCAAGATGGTAGATGCTCATGTGAGTCACTCTCGATGAATGAAGAATCTAGTACTCGTGCAAGTATATCACGCATAGTCATGCTTGCTGAAGCTTTATTTGAG GTTTTGGATGAAATTCACCGTCAGCCTGTGTCACTTTCCCTATCTATGGTTTCACTTCCAGCCCCTGAATCAGTTGTTAACTCTTTTCCTCTCAAGAGCCACAAAAAGGTTGAGACAGCTGAGGGCAGTGAAGCAGAACA GTGTTACATTTGCCTGGCTGAGTATGAGGAAGGGGACAAAATCCGAGTTCTTCCTTGTCACCATGAGTATCATATGTCATGTGTTGATAAGTGGCTTAAAGAGATACACGG AGTATGTCCACTTTGTAGAGGAGATGTTCGTGAGGGTTTGACTGAATCTTCTGTTTCTAACTCAGAAATCCCTTCCCTTTGA